The following proteins are co-located in the Pyrobaculum calidifontis JCM 11548 genome:
- a CDS encoding carbon-nitrogen hydrolase family protein, with translation MFKLGIAQIGPGAVDTVAKMAAGSEPDLILLPEYSNFDPTGLPPEEVYQRADELQTFADKLARIAAEAGAYVAGAFLERGPKPKVYNTTLLVDPSGKVRGLYRKTHLFDAYEYRESAFVEPGGELSPVYEVKGARVAFAVCFELRFPEVFRELALASAQIALVPAAWYAGPLKEETLHVLARARAIENGMYVAVAALYGQRFTGRSLVVNPFGVVEAELGVGERYRVVELDLSLVEKARETVPTLRLRRPQLYKRLCR, from the coding sequence ATGTTTAAGCTTGGGATTGCGCAAATTGGCCCCGGGGCGGTAGACACAGTGGCGAAAATGGCTGCGGGGAGTGAGCCAGACTTAATACTGCTCCCCGAGTACTCGAACTTTGACCCCACCGGCCTGCCCCCCGAGGAGGTCTACCAACGCGCCGATGAGTTGCAGACCTTCGCCGACAAGCTCGCCCGCATTGCCGCAGAGGCGGGGGCCTACGTAGCGGGGGCCTTCCTCGAGAGGGGGCCAAAGCCCAAGGTCTACAACACGACCCTCCTCGTGGATCCAAGCGGCAAAGTCCGCGGCCTCTACAGAAAGACCCACCTATTCGACGCCTATGAGTACAGAGAGTCCGCGTTTGTGGAGCCCGGCGGAGAGCTTTCGCCGGTGTACGAGGTCAAGGGGGCCAGGGTCGCCTTCGCCGTGTGCTTCGAGCTCCGGTTCCCCGAGGTCTTCAGAGAGCTTGCCCTCGCCAGCGCGCAGATCGCCCTAGTGCCCGCGGCGTGGTACGCGGGGCCGCTCAAGGAGGAGACGCTCCACGTCTTGGCTAGGGCCAGGGCCATTGAAAACGGCATGTACGTGGCCGTGGCCGCGCTCTACGGCCAGCGCTTCACTGGCAGATCCCTCGTCGTGAACCCATTCGGCGTCGTGGAGGCCGAGCTGGGCGTAGGCGAGCGGTACAGGGTCGTGGAGCTCGACCTCTCGCTCGTGGAAAAGGCAAGGGAGACTGTGCCCACTCTGCGCCTCCGCAGGCCCCAGCTCTACAAGCGACTCTGCCGGTGA
- a CDS encoding aldehyde ferredoxin oxidoreductase family protein produces the protein MYGYSNRLVKVDLSSGKVVVEPLEVGVARRLIGGKGLANWLLYQYGIWRFDPLSGDNAIVFATGPLAGSMLPMTTRAWAAFRSPLTGILGGSNVGGTLGSVMKYAGVDALMIVGRAERPVYLVVRGDGVEIRDASHIWGRDAIETEEVLKRDHGRDAAVLAIGPAGENLVKFASINHEYWRQFGRTGGGAVLGFKRVKAVVFLPVRREVEVARPEEFREFARRFVKRFVEDAGIRAYREGGTPRLVEVAASTGFLPSKYWAEVTIEGWEKIAWPSIRAGYFLGPGACLHCPAACHRLVESKKFGVRVDLEYETIYALGSLLGITDLDCIIRLNDLADRLGMDTISLGNVVGFAIRMAERGAISLGVGWGDCEGVERLVLDIAYRRGVGDLLAEGVRAFAERIGALDEAVHVKGLEPAGYDPRTLRGMALGFAVAGRGADHLGTMAYAIDIAGRAGGRLSLSEEKVRAIIEFENLGAVMDSAPLCKFGRSVYTFDVIAEALRAVTGFDYTGREVAEAGARIVTLTRLINVKMGVDKRADLLPKPWLRPVKFEGVEYSIDPAEFEKALEKYYELRGWDKEGIPGEEALKGL, from the coding sequence GTGTACGGCTATTCAAATAGGTTGGTGAAGGTGGATTTGTCTAGTGGCAAGGTGGTTGTAGAGCCGTTGGAGGTGGGCGTGGCGCGTCGGCTTATTGGGGGCAAGGGGTTGGCCAACTGGCTTTTGTACCAGTACGGCATTTGGCGTTTTGACCCCCTATCGGGAGATAACGCAATTGTCTTCGCCACGGGACCCCTGGCTGGCAGTATGCTTCCAATGACCACTAGGGCTTGGGCAGCCTTTAGGTCTCCTCTCACTGGCATATTGGGCGGGTCTAACGTGGGCGGGACGTTGGGCTCTGTCATGAAGTACGCCGGCGTCGACGCACTGATGATCGTCGGCAGGGCTGAGAGGCCCGTGTACCTAGTGGTGAGGGGTGACGGGGTGGAGATAAGAGACGCGTCGCACATATGGGGCAGAGACGCCATTGAGACAGAGGAGGTCTTGAAGAGGGACCACGGGAGAGATGCGGCGGTGTTGGCCATTGGCCCGGCGGGGGAGAACTTGGTAAAATTCGCCTCTATAAACCACGAATACTGGCGCCAGTTTGGCAGAACTGGGGGAGGGGCTGTCCTAGGCTTTAAGCGGGTTAAGGCGGTGGTATTTCTGCCAGTGAGGCGGGAGGTGGAGGTGGCCCGCCCAGAGGAGTTTAGGGAGTTTGCCAGGAGGTTTGTCAAAAGGTTTGTAGAAGACGCGGGGATAAGGGCGTACAGAGAGGGGGGCACCCCCAGGCTTGTGGAAGTGGCCGCCTCCACGGGCTTTCTCCCCTCGAAGTACTGGGCTGAGGTCACTATAGAGGGGTGGGAGAAGATTGCCTGGCCTAGCATTAGGGCGGGCTACTTCTTGGGGCCGGGGGCCTGTCTGCACTGCCCAGCCGCCTGCCACAGGCTTGTGGAGTCTAAGAAGTTCGGCGTTAGAGTGGACTTGGAGTATGAGACGATATACGCCTTGGGTAGCTTGTTGGGCATCACAGACTTAGACTGTATAATCAGGTTGAACGACTTGGCGGATAGGCTGGGCATGGACACCATCTCCCTTGGAAACGTGGTGGGCTTCGCCATACGTATGGCCGAGAGGGGGGCTATAAGCCTCGGCGTGGGGTGGGGCGACTGCGAGGGGGTGGAGAGGCTTGTGTTAGACATTGCCTATAGGAGGGGGGTTGGGGACTTGCTGGCGGAGGGGGTCAGGGCCTTCGCCGAGAGGATTGGAGCATTAGACGAGGCCGTCCACGTGAAGGGGCTAGAGCCCGCTGGGTACGACCCGCGGACTCTTAGGGGAATGGCCCTCGGCTTTGCGGTGGCTGGGCGGGGGGCAGACCACTTGGGCACTATGGCGTATGCCATTGACATAGCTGGGAGGGCGGGGGGAAGGCTGAGTCTCTCTGAGGAGAAGGTCCGGGCAATTATTGAGTTTGAAAACCTCGGCGCCGTGATGGACTCGGCCCCCCTGTGTAAATTTGGGCGGAGCGTCTACACCTTCGACGTAATTGCCGAGGCGCTTAGAGCCGTTACTGGGTTTGACTACACTGGGAGAGAGGTTGCGGAGGCTGGGGCGAGGATTGTCACATTGACTAGGTTGATAAATGTTAAAATGGGGGTGGACAAGAGGGCTGACCTTTTGCCAAAGCCCTGGCTTAGGCCTGTCAAATTTGAAGGTGTTGAATACTCCATTGACCCAGCCGAGTTTGAAAAAGCGTTGGAGAAGTACTACGAGCTGAGAGGCTGGGACAAGGAGGGAATTCCAGGGGAAGAGGCGCTTAAAGGCCTCTGA
- a CDS encoding DUF72 domain-containing protein, with amino-acid sequence MEVYVGTSGWLYSWNLGKSLKWYVENSGLNAVELNASFYRYPTPRQVAQWAEVGKTLRWAVKVHRGVTHLGRLSDRAVERLGNFLSLFKPLDPLVDFYLFQLPPTFRPSGENMRRVEAVAALLGRRAAVEFRHPGWFTEATAKWAERAGFVAVSVDSPEASWIVATGGVVYLRMHGRTFWYSHYYDEEELREVARRIVETGAERVYVFFNNDHAMLENARAMASILRGL; translated from the coding sequence GTGGAAGTATATGTCGGCACCTCGGGCTGGCTCTACTCGTGGAACTTGGGCAAGTCGCTTAAGTGGTACGTGGAAAACTCGGGCCTCAACGCAGTTGAGCTAAACGCAAGCTTTTACCGCTACCCCACGCCGAGGCAGGTGGCCCAGTGGGCAGAGGTGGGAAAGACGCTGAGGTGGGCGGTGAAGGTCCACCGCGGCGTCACTCACCTCGGCCGCCTCTCGGATAGGGCTGTGGAGAGGCTGGGCAACTTCCTCAGCCTCTTCAAGCCCCTCGACCCCCTAGTGGACTTCTACCTCTTTCAGCTACCCCCCACCTTTCGGCCCAGCGGCGAAAACATGCGCAGAGTGGAGGCGGTGGCGGCCCTCTTGGGGAGGCGCGCGGCCGTGGAGTTTAGGCACCCCGGCTGGTTTACCGAGGCCACGGCTAAGTGGGCCGAGAGGGCGGGCTTCGTGGCTGTGTCTGTGGACTCCCCGGAGGCGTCTTGGATAGTGGCCACGGGGGGCGTGGTGTACTTGAGGATGCACGGGCGCACCTTCTGGTACTCCCACTACTACGACGAGGAGGAGCTCCGTGAGGTGGCCAGGCGCATCGTAGAGACGGGGGCCGAGCGGGTCTACGTCTTTTTCAACAACGACCACGCCATGTTGGAAAACGCCAGGGCAATGGCGTCGATTCTCAGAGGCCTTTAA
- a CDS encoding CaiB/BaiF CoA transferase family protein, whose amino-acid sequence MPIYPLKGVRVVDLTSAMAGPFATMLLADLGADVVKVEPPEGDHARDWGPPFYAEKYSAYFASINRGKRSIVINLKEEKGREVLYRLVKSSRVFIESFRPGVAEKLGIDYRTISKINPDIIYCSISGFGQYGPYRDLPGYDLIALAMSGLMDLTGEPDRPPVKFAVPITDIVTGMYCVIAILSHLYAGVGGYIDMALLDSAISLLTHQAGYYFASGKDPQRMGSAHPTIVPYQAFKARDGYFILAVGNDHLWKMFCEAIGRRDLAEDERFKTNYDRVKNRDLLIPLLEEIFSKEDVAYWVERLRKAGVPVAPVYKVSQVVQDPHVKARGMVVETEHREIGKILTLANPIKATAIDVGNYTPPPKLGEHTEEVLKELGYTEGEIAELKKRGAVA is encoded by the coding sequence ATGCCTATCTACCCGCTGAAGGGGGTTAGAGTTGTGGACTTGACCTCTGCCATGGCGGGCCCTTTTGCCACAATGTTGTTGGCGGACTTAGGCGCAGATGTTGTTAAAGTGGAGCCGCCCGAGGGGGACCACGCCAGAGATTGGGGGCCGCCTTTCTACGCCGAGAAGTACAGCGCCTACTTTGCCTCAATTAATAGGGGGAAGAGGTCTATTGTTATAAATCTAAAAGAGGAAAAGGGGAGAGAGGTCTTGTACAGACTTGTAAAAAGCTCTAGGGTCTTCATAGAGTCTTTTAGGCCCGGCGTGGCAGAGAAGTTGGGCATAGACTACAGGACGATCTCTAAGATAAACCCCGACATAATTTACTGCTCTATCAGTGGATTTGGCCAATACGGCCCCTACAGAGACCTCCCTGGCTATGACCTCATAGCCTTGGCCATGAGTGGGCTAATGGATTTAACAGGGGAGCCGGATAGGCCGCCTGTAAAATTCGCCGTGCCTATAACCGACATAGTGACTGGCATGTACTGCGTAATTGCGATACTGTCTCACCTCTACGCCGGAGTCGGCGGATACATCGACATGGCTCTTCTGGATAGCGCGATTTCGCTTCTAACCCACCAGGCGGGGTACTACTTTGCCTCAGGCAAAGACCCCCAGAGGATGGGGAGCGCACACCCCACAATTGTCCCCTACCAAGCGTTTAAGGCCAGAGACGGGTACTTCATACTCGCCGTGGGAAACGACCACCTCTGGAAAATGTTCTGCGAGGCGATAGGGAGGAGAGATTTGGCAGAGGACGAGAGGTTTAAGACAAACTACGACAGAGTAAAAAACCGAGACCTGCTAATCCCCCTACTCGAGGAGATCTTTTCCAAAGAAGATGTGGCCTATTGGGTTGAGAGGTTGAGAAAGGCGGGCGTCCCCGTCGCGCCTGTATACAAGGTAAGCCAAGTGGTCCAAGACCCACACGTTAAGGCAAGAGGCATGGTCGTAGAGACGGAACACAGAGAGATTGGAAAAATATTGACGTTGGCAAATCCCATAAAAGCCACGGCCATAGACGTGGGCAACTACACACCGCCTCCCAAGCTGGGGGAACACACTGAGGAGGTGTTAAAAGAGCTGGGGTATACCGAGGGGGAGATCGCAGAGCTGAAAAAGAGGGGGGCTGTGGCGTAG
- a CDS encoding TAXI family TRAP transporter solute-binding subunit — MDKKVGILIAIVVVIIAAVLAVWLASTPPPTTTPKPATPSPTTTTTQPTTTQAPTVSRITIATGGIGGVYYYYGSIIASILNNYTDIRANAIQTAASIDNLLLIRDRGVEYCATTLPDSAYLAYTGQHPKFANKTAPIAILWAMYPNYLHIVTKASTGIKTIYDLKGKRVSTGAPGSGTEVNALSVLQLVGIDPAKDFAKWEKLGVQESAKALADGTIDAFFWSGGLPTGSIVELSALLKQRGDQIVLISIPDDVIKAYAEKYPGVAARGVIPASVYGAPQDAVTLAYWNFFVCHKDLPADVAYKITKAVFEHLDILQKSVAAAKDTNLKNALIALGGKIPYHQGALKYFCEAGLQQACQALSK, encoded by the coding sequence ATGGATAAAAAAGTCGGCATATTAATAGCAATCGTAGTGGTAATTATCGCCGCAGTATTAGCCGTATGGCTCGCGTCGACGCCTCCCCCCACTACCACTCCCAAGCCCGCCACTCCATCTCCAACCACTACAACTACACAGCCCACCACCACGCAGGCTCCCACAGTCTCCAGAATAACCATAGCCACAGGCGGAATTGGCGGGGTCTACTACTACTACGGGTCCATAATTGCCTCTATTTTGAACAATTACACAGACATTAGAGCTAACGCAATACAGACGGCGGCCTCTATTGACAATCTTTTGCTAATTAGAGACCGCGGCGTGGAGTACTGCGCCACTACGTTGCCCGACAGCGCATATCTAGCGTACACAGGCCAGCATCCAAAATTCGCCAATAAGACGGCGCCGATAGCCATTCTATGGGCCATGTACCCCAACTACCTCCACATAGTCACAAAGGCCTCCACGGGCATTAAGACGATATACGACCTGAAAGGGAAGAGAGTCTCCACAGGCGCGCCAGGTAGCGGCACTGAGGTAAATGCGCTATCTGTTCTACAACTGGTCGGCATAGACCCGGCAAAAGACTTCGCCAAGTGGGAAAAACTAGGTGTACAGGAAAGCGCTAAGGCGCTTGCAGACGGAACAATAGACGCATTCTTCTGGTCGGGCGGACTGCCCACAGGCAGCATAGTCGAGCTAAGTGCGCTTCTAAAACAGCGGGGAGACCAAATTGTGCTAATCTCCATCCCCGACGACGTGATAAAGGCCTACGCAGAGAAATACCCCGGCGTCGCGGCTAGGGGTGTAATACCCGCGAGCGTATACGGCGCGCCTCAAGACGCCGTGACACTGGCATATTGGAACTTCTTCGTATGTCACAAAGACCTACCGGCAGACGTGGCCTACAAGATTACAAAAGCCGTATTCGAACACTTAGACATACTCCAGAAGTCCGTGGCGGCGGCCAAAGACACTAACCTAAAGAATGCGCTAATAGCGCTAGGCGGCAAAATCCCCTACCACCAAGGCGCCTTGAAATACTTCTGCGAAGCAGGGCTGCAACAAGCTTGTCAAGCATTATCAAAGTGA
- a CDS encoding TRAP transporter permease: MKYAFNLALIVKVLAILGALYQLALVIYPYFLHGVPIFDYTQLVRATHIFFLLIVGYLRLAAIPLQYRFRLSGIVLYLLTLPFLFELFYILPLPLFVSAVAVWLLAFMPVCIRYVAAALGVAALAPYIYIVVNYQELIYRAITPYPLDVLMGWIELLLVAGLVYRFIGPVLPGLVYVFMLYTRYGSSLPGQWASPGLPLDLIIAKIYIETEAALWGIVTNVSVMYIAYFMIFTALLAALGFGEEVARIAMKFIGKRPWGVGNAVVAAGVMMGMVSGSGAADTAFIGGTFKDLFKRAGYSPYVAAGLVANAGTLAIITPPIMGSAAFIMVEILGIPYLWVIVMAIVPALLYAWSIASYNRYYAKAANLRPVEVEVSGLKYYVFAPIALIVALIALGFSVRLSVTVAIFFTIGMALALPSFRPRATRIWSGLAEGILSLAPIGTSIAMANVMMSMVVLSGLANTFSQALLNIVANNLLVAILFASVFTLIISLGMTPTAAYVLSSVLLAPALIKLAEVSGVPTIVATLATHMFLFYYAMMADIDPFTGLSTYAAAGVFGLRPIRVGIRAISVAAAKYFFPPLSLISYNAAAIYVLPILLTSPPLTAAYLIGVRVAAVAAGVWLLSIANAGFYRKPLPLVARLIIAALGIAMIIPNELVNLASFALALAILRLRY, encoded by the coding sequence ATGAAGTATGCCTTTAATTTAGCTTTGATAGTTAAGGTTCTAGCTATTTTGGGCGCTTTATACCAACTAGCCCTGGTTATATACCCCTATTTTCTACATGGAGTTCCAATTTTTGACTATACTCAGCTCGTGAGAGCTACTCACATATTTTTCCTCCTCATAGTGGGGTATCTGAGACTTGCTGCTATTCCCCTGCAGTACAGGTTTAGATTAAGTGGGATTGTGCTTTATCTACTTACCTTGCCTTTCTTATTTGAGCTTTTTTACATACTTCCACTGCCGCTGTTTGTATCTGCCGTTGCTGTTTGGCTTTTGGCTTTTATGCCGGTGTGCATTAGGTACGTCGCCGCGGCGCTTGGAGTAGCCGCGTTAGCTCCCTACATCTACATAGTTGTCAACTATCAAGAGCTCATATACCGGGCTATTACGCCATACCCCCTTGACGTACTGATGGGATGGATTGAGCTTCTCCTAGTGGCTGGGCTAGTGTATAGGTTTATAGGGCCTGTACTACCCGGCCTTGTATATGTCTTCATGCTGTACACGCGGTACGGCTCTTCTCTGCCAGGTCAATGGGCCTCTCCGGGCCTGCCTCTAGACCTGATTATAGCAAAGATATACATAGAGACCGAGGCGGCGCTGTGGGGCATAGTTACAAACGTCTCAGTTATGTACATAGCCTACTTCATGATTTTCACCGCCCTCCTAGCCGCCTTGGGGTTTGGAGAAGAGGTAGCTAGAATTGCCATGAAGTTCATTGGCAAGAGGCCTTGGGGCGTGGGAAACGCCGTAGTGGCCGCAGGAGTTATGATGGGCATGGTGTCTGGCTCCGGCGCCGCCGACACTGCGTTCATAGGCGGCACTTTTAAAGACTTATTCAAGAGGGCAGGCTATAGCCCCTATGTGGCCGCTGGCCTCGTTGCCAACGCGGGTACTTTGGCGATAATTACCCCGCCGATCATGGGCTCCGCCGCGTTTATCATGGTGGAGATCCTCGGCATTCCATACCTCTGGGTGATAGTAATGGCGATAGTCCCAGCGCTCCTCTACGCCTGGTCTATTGCCTCCTACAACAGGTATTATGCAAAGGCTGCGAATTTGAGGCCTGTGGAAGTGGAGGTAAGCGGGTTGAAGTACTACGTATTTGCCCCCATCGCCCTTATTGTAGCACTCATAGCGCTTGGATTTTCCGTTAGGCTGTCGGTTACCGTGGCCATATTTTTCACAATTGGCATGGCCTTAGCCCTTCCCTCGTTTAGGCCTAGGGCTACGCGTATTTGGAGCGGCTTGGCCGAGGGCATTTTGTCTCTTGCGCCTATTGGGACATCCATCGCCATGGCCAACGTCATGATGAGCATGGTAGTGCTCTCGGGCCTTGCCAACACTTTCTCACAAGCGCTCCTCAATATAGTTGCCAATAACTTGCTGGTGGCGATCCTATTTGCCTCAGTTTTCACGCTCATAATTTCGCTTGGCATGACGCCGACGGCGGCTTACGTCTTGTCGTCAGTGCTCCTGGCGCCCGCTTTGATAAAGCTTGCCGAGGTCTCGGGGGTCCCCACTATTGTCGCAACTCTAGCAACGCACATGTTCCTCTTCTACTACGCCATGATGGCAGACATAGACCCATTTACAGGCCTGTCCACCTACGCCGCCGCCGGGGTCTTTGGCCTTAGGCCCATAAGAGTGGGCATTAGGGCCATATCCGTAGCCGCGGCTAAGTACTTCTTCCCACCTCTCTCCCTAATATCCTACAATGCCGCCGCTATCTATGTTTTGCCAATACTTTTAACATCGCCTCCGCTGACGGCGGCCTACTTAATAGGCGTGAGAGTGGCCGCGGTGGCCGCCGGGGTCTGGCTACTCTCAATCGCAAACGCCGGATTTTACAGAAAGCCGCTACCCCTAGTTGCCAGGCTCATAATAGCGGCGCTGGGCATCGCCATGATAATACCCAACGAACTAGTAAACCTAGCCTCCTTCGCCCTGGCTCTAGCAATACTAAGGCTGAGGTATTAG
- the pdxT gene encoding pyridoxal 5'-phosphate synthase glutaminase subunit PdxT: MKIGILALQGDVEEHRYALEKAAAELGLSVKVVEVKNAQDLADISTLILTGGESTTIGKLAKAKGLEDNIKKATLPILATCAGLIYLAKEAVDRRVGKTRQSLLGLLDVSVVRNAFGRQRESFQTELEVRGFGKVNAVFIRAPAVVKIGPSVEPLASLRHVDYGEVYAAVRQGSVLATAFHPELTTTAFHKWLIREAKR; encoded by the coding sequence ATGAAAATTGGCATATTGGCCCTCCAGGGAGACGTAGAGGAGCACCGCTACGCCCTAGAGAAGGCCGCGGCAGAGCTGGGGCTCTCTGTGAAGGTGGTGGAGGTGAAAAATGCGCAAGACCTCGCGGATATCTCGACGCTTATTTTAACCGGCGGAGAGTCCACCACAATAGGCAAACTCGCCAAGGCCAAGGGGCTTGAAGACAACATTAAAAAGGCGACGTTGCCCATCCTCGCCACTTGCGCCGGGCTGATATACTTAGCCAAGGAGGCCGTGGACAGGAGGGTAGGCAAGACCAGGCAGAGCCTCCTCGGCCTCTTAGACGTATCTGTGGTTAGAAACGCCTTTGGACGCCAGCGGGAGTCCTTTCAGACAGAGCTGGAGGTGAGGGGCTTTGGGAAAGTCAACGCCGTGTTCATAAGGGCGCCCGCGGTGGTGAAGATAGGCCCCTCTGTGGAGCCCCTGGCCTCCCTGCGGCACGTCGACTACGGCGAAGTTTACGCCGCGGTGAGGCAAGGCTCGGTCTTAGCCACGGCCTTCCACCCGGAGCTCACAACTACGGCGTTTCACAAGTGGCTCATAAGAGAGGCAAAGAGGTAG
- the pdxS gene encoding pyridoxal 5'-phosphate synthase lyase subunit PdxS, which produces MSIVPAVVELEKIRDFFYRLAEARDRLREAGFRHPAEVPLAVGTPLVKLGFIAMLRRGVIMDVTNVEQAQVAEEAGAVGVMVLDKLPYDVRKAGGVARMADLKIIEEVMDAITIPVSAKVRIGHFYEAVLLEQIGVDLIDESEVLTPVDEQHHINKWLFKTPFVNGARELCEALRRISEGASMIRSKGEAGTGNVAEAVKHFKAIYGAVRDLTAHRDDEEYLRDYARRCQVPLEVVKLTADMGRVPVITFAAGGIATPADAAFMMWLGADGVFVGSGIFKSQDPERRAEAIVLATAYWDDPEAVAEAQKMVSEKASMMGIDIRALKPEELLQTRGV; this is translated from the coding sequence ATGTCAATTGTCCCCGCTGTGGTGGAATTGGAAAAGATTAGGGACTTCTTCTACAGGCTGGCGGAGGCGAGGGATAGGCTGAGGGAGGCCGGCTTTAGGCACCCGGCGGAGGTGCCCTTGGCGGTGGGGACTCCCCTGGTCAAGTTGGGCTTTATCGCAATGCTCAGGAGGGGGGTTATCATGGATGTTACAAACGTGGAGCAGGCACAAGTGGCTGAGGAGGCCGGGGCAGTGGGAGTCATGGTGCTCGACAAGTTGCCCTACGACGTTAGGAAGGCCGGAGGCGTGGCCAGAATGGCCGACCTAAAGATAATTGAGGAGGTGATGGACGCCATAACTATCCCCGTCTCGGCCAAGGTGAGGATTGGCCACTTCTACGAGGCCGTCCTCTTGGAGCAGATAGGCGTCGACCTGATAGACGAGTCGGAGGTCTTGACTCCCGTGGATGAGCAACACCACATTAACAAATGGCTGTTTAAGACGCCCTTTGTAAACGGGGCGAGGGAGCTGTGCGAGGCGCTGAGGAGGATCTCTGAGGGTGCGTCAATGATTAGGAGCAAGGGGGAGGCGGGGACGGGGAACGTGGCTGAGGCAGTGAAGCACTTCAAGGCCATATACGGCGCGGTGAGGGACCTTACGGCGCATAGAGACGACGAGGAGTACCTCAGGGACTACGCCAGGCGGTGCCAAGTCCCCCTCGAGGTCGTGAAGCTGACGGCGGACATGGGGAGAGTGCCAGTCATCACCTTCGCGGCTGGGGGCATAGCCACGCCGGCGGACGCGGCGTTTATGATGTGGCTGGGGGCAGACGGCGTCTTCGTGGGCTCGGGCATATTCAAGAGCCAAGACCCCGAGAGGAGGGCCGAAGCCATAGTCTTGGCCACGGCGTATTGGGACGACCCCGAGGCGGTGGCCGAGGCGCAGAAGATGGTGAGCGAAAAGGCGTCAATGATGGGTATAGACATAAGGGCGCTGAAGCCGGAGGAGCTCCTCCAGACCCGCGGAGTATGA